The window TGGAGCAACCAAAGTAGATAGTTGGATAGACATTGAAGGTGGTTTCGGAAACTTATTCGCAAACGCTTCCTTGCGTAAGCTATTCCCAAATCAATCCTATCACGTAGAAGGCGATGCTATCGATTTATCTCGTGGCGGACGCTTTATGGCACATCATATTATGGTGCCTAAAAAAGGAGTTGCTGTGCATATTAATGCTTTCAACTTCCCAGTTTGGGGAATGTTAGAAAAATGTGCAGTAAACTGGATGGCTGGAGTTCCTGCTGTGGTTTTACCAGCACCTTCGACTTCCTATTTGGCTGAAGCGGTAGCAAAAGAAATTATAGCATCCGGTATTTTACCAGAAGGCGCATTACAAATCATAAACGGAACCGTAAAAACCATTTTAGATACTGTAGAGTCTCAAGATGTGGTAACCTTTACGGGTTCTGCAAAAGTAGGACGCTTGTTAAAAGCGCATCCTAGATTAATTGAGGAGTCTGTTCCATTTACTATGGAAGCCGATTCTTTAAATGCTTCCGTTTTGGGAGAAGATGCTGTTCCTGGAACACCAGAATTCGATTTGTTTATTAAAGAAGTTAGAAAAGAAATGACCGTAAAAGCAGGACAGAAATGTACTGCGATTAGAAGAATCATTGTTCCGGAAAAATTAGTAGATGATGTGCAATCCGCATTATCAAAAGCTTTAGACAAAGTAACTATTGGAGATCCAAGATTGAAAGAAGTAAGAATGGGATCTTTGGTAAGTCATCAACAAGTGCAAGCGGTTAGAGATTCTGTAAATGATTTATCTAAAGAAGCACAAATCGTTTACGGAAGTTTAGATGAAATAAACACGATTGGAGCAGATGCTAAAAAAGGAGCTTTTATTAGTCCGATTTTATTAAGATCAGATAACCCTTTTCAAAATACAGTTATTCATGAACGTGAAGCTTTCGGACCAGTAAGTACTATAATGCCTTATAAAAACTTAGACGAAGCGATTACTTTAGCACAAATGGGTAAAGGATCATTAGTATCATCTATTGCCACAAATGATGATAAGATTGCGAAAGAGTATGTTATAAATGCAGCATCTCATCACGGTCGTATTATGGTGGTTAATCGTGATATGGCTAAAGAAAGTACTGGTCATGGTTCACCATTACCATATTTAGTTCATGGAGGTCCAGGTCGTGCTGGTGGAGGAGAAGAAATGGGAGGAATGCGTGGCATAAAACATTATTTGCAACGTACAGCAATCCAAGGTTCACCAACAACATTAACGGAGATTACTGGTATTTACCAGCAAAACGCAAAATACAAGGAAGCACCACAGCATCCATTTAAATACCATTGGGAAGATATCCAACCAGGAATGTCTATGAAAACCCACAGACGTACATTTACAGATACAGATATTATCAATTTTGCAAATGTCACTTGGGATCATTT is drawn from Lacinutrix sp. WUR7 and contains these coding sequences:
- the paaZ gene encoding phenylacetic acid degradation bifunctional protein PaaZ is translated as MKKIEHYVQGQWTTGKEEGTPILDAVTGEAFTSVAIEGLDVPEILNYGRIKGGEKLRKMTFQERGNMLKSLALYLTKRKNAFYDLSYRTGATKVDSWIDIEGGFGNLFANASLRKLFPNQSYHVEGDAIDLSRGGRFMAHHIMVPKKGVAVHINAFNFPVWGMLEKCAVNWMAGVPAVVLPAPSTSYLAEAVAKEIIASGILPEGALQIINGTVKTILDTVESQDVVTFTGSAKVGRLLKAHPRLIEESVPFTMEADSLNASVLGEDAVPGTPEFDLFIKEVRKEMTVKAGQKCTAIRRIIVPEKLVDDVQSALSKALDKVTIGDPRLKEVRMGSLVSHQQVQAVRDSVNDLSKEAQIVYGSLDEINTIGADAKKGAFISPILLRSDNPFQNTVIHEREAFGPVSTIMPYKNLDEAITLAQMGKGSLVSSIATNDDKIAKEYVINAASHHGRIMVVNRDMAKESTGHGSPLPYLVHGGPGRAGGGEEMGGMRGIKHYLQRTAIQGSPTTLTEITGIYQQNAKYKEAPQHPFKYHWEDIQPGMSMKTHRRTFTDTDIINFANVTWDHFYAHTDITSLDGSIFEQRTAHGYFIISAAAGLFVYPNKGPVSANYGLEECRFLRPLYHNDTIYVRLTCKQKVDRDVAAAEHPSGIVKWYAEIFDANTDEKVAFATVLTMVQKKQEVLTEMTEDKINACLSALKEDAKPQWGIMTPQHMMEHLEYTYKIASGEIQDFEIATPEKILDKVHNSLWNYDKFPLKSQFPHLEKDTLDDLKHPDLETAIEKFKAQREKYLAYFKENPEAKLKNLVFGELNKYESYLLERKHLNHHFEQFNLL